The DNA window ttttgtgAAACATATTCTCCTCAGAGTGAAAACCTAAACATATTATGTCTGAACTAACGTCACAAACTCCAAGGCAGTGACTCTGCAACAACATGGTTCAATATTAATTACCACTTTTATGAGTGCACTCATTAACACCTGAGTTAATTCCCAAACACATAAATACAAGGTTTATTAGAAGATAAAGGATGAGACACACCTTTACAAAGGCTGATTATTTAAAATTCTAGAGTAGGGTTGCAGCAACATACCGAAAAtttgatggttatcatactgtgtgcatgtgcttgTCTATGATACTGAAAttctcccctttattttagttttttcttcttttttttggtaaCCAAAATTTCTACAGCAATTTGCATATATGATGACATATAACacagtttcatgtttttctatttaaacagaaaaattaaCCCTTTTACCCTCTAACAGTCCCCTCATGCATAGGCTTAAAGTAGGTGTGCAACTAATTTGAAATAAATAggtaaagaaataaatgaaaaaaatatatatataaatgaaataaaagtcagcTGGTAGTACTCATGGTCAACATGTCAGCCTAACCTTGTCTGCATCCTACAGGATCACAGTTCAGAATGTATTTACCCACACTGCTACATCTCCTGTTTTAGTTACTTTCAAAGGGGAGActtcttttttaacatacttccattaacaaaatgattttaagttttaattatAGTAATTAATTACACCCAAAATAAcccctccattttaatccattGAGACAGTTATTGTACCGTAacaatctcatactgttgcaacccaTTTCAAGAGCATTAGTATTGCGTATCAAGAATGGGACACTAACAGTGCTGACCATGTAACCACAGCATATAGCACATCTAATAGAGAAACGTAACAGAAAGTGAACTATGtaaagttaaaattaaaagaACAAAACTACCAGGGATTTTTGGATGAGGCAAATTATGGAAAATACATACACTAATTCATTTAGCAAGGGACATCCTTAGAAATGACATCTTACATGTTTGACTTAAGGTGATCTTCAGTGTTGCTTCAAAGATTTGACAATTATgtcattaataaaaacaatttactTAGGCTTTCTGTTTTTCCACTTACACTACACACTTTCTGATTAAAACTACAGTAAGAATCACAGACAATTTGTGATTGTTAAGATTTTCCCTATAAAATAAGACATTTGTCAGGCTAAATATGGGAATACTAGGTGTTGAAATACACAAGCCTTCATGTGTATTTGCGATCGTTCAGAAGGAAGATGGCGTGTTAGATTCATGCTGAAGGTTTCAGCAGTCCCACTCATTTTGTTTCAGACTGAACCTTCAGAttttaatcagaatcagaaatactttatcgATCCCAGAGGGGAAACTGTGATTTGTTACAGTCGCTCCTAGGTtaagaatagagaattataatAAGTATGAATAAGAGTATGAGATATACAATATTTAACACCAGtacttaaaattaaaataatattaaaataaaaaatatatcttcACTTTGCTGAGTCTGTAAGTGTGTAAAACTATCCAAATATGTGCATTGTGCTACATTACACTGTATAGACTAGTGTTACACTcagatatataaaatatatattaagcTATAATGGTTACTACAATATAAACATCaatagaacaaaaaaaaacataagaaatGTGTACAGTCATGTGCGTTGTatgttgaataaatatataTCAAGAGGACAACCAGGTAGGGCTGCATGATATGCAAAAACTACGAAAAATAAAACGTCATATTGagattattttgacagatatgTGAGTTGTGATTTTAGTGTTAATGGtaatttttgctttttattttcacagagaaaaatataaaaataatgatgatgGGATTTTTGCTGGCATCTGTGCCAAGCTACCATGTTCCCTCAtatctggaatatgatttgtaggccgAGGCATCCCGGTAGAGCCACAGTGCTTCATTTATAACAGTATGTTGTGACACGTTTTACATTTATCAcaaaaattgcagctcctgtGCAGCTCTAGCACCAGGCAGGAataaagtgcaataaaaaagacttaaaacaGAGGTTGATCATTCTTTAAGAAGATACCTCATTTACAAGATTTTACTTATGTCAAAATTAACTTAAACAAAAATTAACTTAAACATAGATAAACGCTGGAAAGAACTTTTTGCTTAGAGTTCATTTTGcctacacatttaaaacaatgtgaTTCTAGCTTCCCTAACAGCTGCCATTACAAAGGTTACAGACACTCTGACTCCTGTCCGTGACTTATAATCTACCAGTGACCTTGTGGAGATCATTAATATGGTgttctttaaataaatacacGTCATcttatatgttaatattttacAGAGTCACAAAGACAAGAGGAAAGATTTGTTTCCATAGGCCCAAAATACAAAGAGCCAGCAGTTATTGTCCTGCGTGACTCGGTCTTTTTTCCCAACACTGTCCTAACTGACCCCCAGATGTTTCTAGTCGGCAGTTCTCGTGTGCGATAACTCTTGGCAGGCTTTATAGTGGTAATTCTGTGGCTGACCAAGCAGTGATGTAATCCCCCGGCATGATTGAATGGTCTTAGTATTATTACAACTCCCAGGAGCTCCCAGGGGTCCACTACTCGTTGTGGAGGGAGGGAGATCTATAGTGCTCATGTCGAGGGATTTATGTAAGCCAGGCCACCAATTTGAACATTGCATCTCTCTGCACGTTATACACTTCATCCCCTTGTGAGTTTATTAGGTATAACTTTATACAAAGGTCAGACTAAGTTTACTCTCAGTGCATcctgcatgaatgtgtgtatgatattcacttgtgtttttctgtttcctttctTTGTCTAGAGGACCTCACAAAGTGGAAGAAGCATGTGAGATGTACTGCAGAGCAGCCAACATGTTCAAGATGGCCAAGAACTGGAGCGGTGAGATAAGCTGTTTTTCGTCACTAAAGATATCCACCTTATCAATTTCAACACACACTCAAGAAGCTGTAGGATTATGTGCTGATTTTTTGGCACCATAACTGCAAAGCGCAGCACTTGTGAAGGTGCCACAAGTAAAACAAGGTGGAATTATGTGCATAAATTAGAGTGTAAGCTAAATGCAAAGTATGTGTGCTGAAAAGTTTGTGTccttctctcttcctgtctccgtCTTCAGCTGCTGGAGGTGCATTTTGCAAGGCCGCACGTCTCCACATGCAGCTGCAGAACAAACACGACTGTGCCACCAGTTTCATCGATGCAGGAAATGCTTACAAGAAGTCCGACCCTAATGGTGAGACTGTGTGGTAACTCATTAGCTTCAAACCTCATTTTAAACCATGTCTTACATTTTAGTGCCCGAATTTTAATTTCCTTTCAAGTAATGAAATGTTGAGTCTACTGTAGACCGTTGTTGCTGTGATTTGTCACATCatgtggttcccaactggttgtgctacggggtccagatttctccttagtcattagttcaagttTAATCTATTCagtgtcaagctagtttgctgtctctgtgaagtagctgtccgtttgtcagtcactctacagcaggacacAACACTTCAGGATGAATGCTCTTTGCTAGAAATTcgctgtacttcaaaataaagagtgtttttgttttgttttttttaacaaacttgacacattcgtGAGTCACTTgctgtccattcagaatggacctgcgacccactaaTTGGGAACCACAGACCTAGAGAATTCCCACATCTCAAGGTGGGACATGGCTTACAGAAAACTGTCTCATAGAAAATCAGTCATGTCTCCAGAGATGAGTCATAGTAGGTTAAGTATTAATCTAGAAAGCCAAAACATTTGGTGTCCCCAGGCTAAACTTTCTGACAATTTACTACTGATTGTCTAGCTAAAAGCCTGTAGTTTATAATGAGGCAGATCTCACTTTAACAATCTACAATAGCTGCTTTGCGTTTAATACTTTAatgggatagtttggatcttttgaagtggggtagtatgaggtacttatctgtAGTCAGTTGGCCAGTCAGTCATCCACCACGAGCCTGACATTGTGATTAAAAAGCCCCCTCGGCCCCATTCATCTGTCCATCCACACTTAGGTTTGACACTGCCATTGTGAAGATTTGTCAGTGTCGCTGAAAGATATCTGCTGCGGCTCTACTCCCTCCacatgtccaagctcctcaccctatctctaaggctgagcccagacaccccacggaggaaaatcatttcagctgcttgtatccgcgatcacattctttcggtcactacccagagctcatgaccataggtgagggttgacACGtaaatggaccagtaaatcaaaagcttcaccttctggctcagctccctcttcaccacgacagtctgGCATAGTGCCCAcgtcactgcagaagccgcattaaactgctgatccatctcacgctccattctaccctcactcatgaacaagaccccgagatgcttgaggcagtaaaccatggcctcagatttggaggtgctgactctcatcacGACCGCTTCAtactcggctgcaaaccgccccagtgcatcTAGAGTAGCATTAGTaattaataacttacaaaaacattatgtgcaataatcCACCTTGTCCTTCtttttgaacacacacacatgctttgtGTTACGGCCTCTTTAAATAGACAAAGGCTCAACTAGAGACCGGAACATATGACAGGacacaagacaaacaaaaaccatAACGTCATCCATCACGATCTTTTGCTGCAGACATTGTCATATGTCAATTTGCTAGGtatacctgctgctgctgctgctgctgctgctgtggacggAGGCACCTagaaaaaaagtcccacctaaaaaaaaatcagtcaatatcagtttaaggctacgctgtatttagaatattttcaccactttaccttactGTCGGACAGCCATTTtaaacagggaactgaagctgctctcttcaatgccagactccattgagaaaaacagtaatttatcaTCACTGAacaacaggagctgctggtctaccactgccttgatcagcTATTTATTATCggttattttgtgactttggcattGAAACGGGTTGGTTGGATTCACTGAAGTCACaccataacacaaacaaactaactgatcgaggcagtggtagaccagcagctcctgtgtttaggAGGCCaaaactactgttttttttcaatggagtctggtgactttgatgagagcatagacagggaactgaagctcTATGAAAGGGCCATCTGCAGTACAGTACGATAAAGCAGCGAAAATATTCTCAGAATATTTTCagatactgatttatttttttttttaggtggcttaaGTACGTTTcgctgctgcccccgtccacagcactacattgcttagcttccatgtcatcactccagcctgcttctccaaactgggggcatgctcaCAAACATCTACTGCGGGTAAAACACTGACTGTGTATAAGTACCTCATAAAACCCCATTTCAAAAGATcggaactatccctttaaacaatTGATCAGTTATAATGTGCTAGAGTTATTGCCCTTGGAATGGCACTTAACCATTAGATGATTTAAAGTGCTTTTTGTACTCAtttaatattctaaatatagatGTAGCCATATGTTAATTGAGATGGTAGCTGGctgatgtatttgttttgtcGAAAAAAAGAGGAGGGTCCCGcttgtgattttgtttttaactgtaaCTGACTGCATGCAACTTGTAAGAAACTTTAATTGTTTCATTCACCTCATTTCAGCCTGTTGAAATAAGGCAGCATGTAGACTGATGCAGAATGAGGTGCTGtctgtgtgagggtgtgttAGATTTGATCAAAACTAACATGATGTCTAACTGTTTCCTCCTCTTGCCTTTATGCTGCCAAAAGAGGCAATCAAGTGTTTAAATGCCGCCATCGATATATACACAGACATGGTAAGATGCTCATAGAAAGTGTCCATCTGTGTTCTGATccacaacattttttatttttcatagcTGAGAGGTTATTTTGATATCTCATCATCTATCTCCCTTCATTTCCTCCCATCCCCAGATTTAATTTTTGGGCCCGTATCAACATATCCATAACACacaagtttgtttatttaacactAATACCTTGATCAAATTGCATCTTGTAATTCCCTTCAGCGAGGATTAATTTCAAAAGCTAAAACCTTGTAGACGTGAAGCCACAGGCTACTGCCTGACCTCGCCTCTCTGCACTGAAAATGTAACGCAGCACTTGTATTGACTCAAGAGGTGtctgtagatagatagatccaGTTAGTAATgattcctcctctcctcctcctcctcctcctccttctccaggGAAGATTCACCATTGCAGCCAAACACCACATCAGTATCGCAGAGATCTACGAGTCTGAACTGGTGGATATCGAAAAGGTAATATCACATAATCAGATGTAACTGTTAATGACATTACTGTAGGGTATTTTTGTTTTGAGGAACACACaacagtgtttgttgtttttcttttacaaagGCTATTGCACATTATGAACAAGCAGCAGACTACTACAAAGGGGAGGAATCCAACAGGTAACGTATAATACTGCATGTTGGATCTTTTTCCAGCTCTAAAATCTGTGTTACATTCACATTACAAAGAAATGGGGCccaaatcagatttatttgcTCCCATGTGACACAGATCAGATCATTTCAGAGGAGTGTGGACACAcagaaatcagattttttttccaatcagATCTGGGCTGATTTCATACATGGTCCTTAATCTGATCTTTATCCGATATCTGGCTGTACGACTGCTGTGACATTCATAGTTTTCCCACATCATACTTCAGTGCAGGCGCAGATCACTCACCATGTAGTGTCAGAGTGGTCTGTTGAAAAAACAGTGGCCTGCATAGCCGTACATTGCTGCAGTATGTTGCCCCAGTCGCCCTTAAGTTTTGGAGGAACTGTTCCTCCATAAAACCTTTACATTGCGGCCAACAATGCGGCCCCCACCACTCCTGAGTACCCTCACACCCACACCTCCCTCTCCACAGAACTACCAGCATTAGTTACCAATAAAGTTTTAGCTATGGCTTTTGCGTTCCTGCATCTTCTTGCCCTCATGTCGTTGCTCAGACAGCCCATAATCCCAAAGCCTTAATGGTGTGAAAAATCCCCCATTGGACCAAAAACCCATTTGTACAACAGCCCTGAAAACTAAtgcccagtgcttaaaaaacagcagaagcacatggctaattattGTGCACAAAGATGAAAGCCCATTAGAACAATGAGCTGCCACCTCCTCAAAATATGATGAATTTTCATCCTACTTCTGTTCAAATAATTTGGGAAAAGAAGCTTGCACCGCTATATAATTAATTGTCTCACAAACGTGATGTTTTTTGTCGTTGTTCcaacgtgcgtgtgtgtgacatTATTGGTTGCGTATGAGGCATTTCAGGGCAGAGATCCGTTCACACTGATGTCGGAAATTGGTCACTTTAAACATGAATGTGAACAGTAGGGCTGCCCTGAGAATCAGGGAATCAGAGAATCTGCACCAGCCTGGAAAGCTCGAGGTCTGGCATTGGGCACTTTCCTTTGTGTCtagtctgtaccaaatttcaagGGCGCCgaggcaggttgcgtctgatgTTGCTAAGCGACCAAaaccagcactgtatcataACCAATTTACCAGAATcatgagtgcagagctgatcttcttccaggcattGTTTATGTGTTGGCCTATTCTCTGTGCAAcaaatgtaaagctctgggtagccctgcactaaaataatCAACTTCTCCTACATGtttacggaagaagggaaagatatctgcaggctgtgattggttgttcctcgtcacatgacatgcagtgcgtGCTGCTACGTTCCAAAAGTTGTGTTAATCTCAGGATGCAGCCATCCTGCCCTGAAATATAGGCGCCCGGGAACGTGTGTGTGCTGCAATGGCGTCGCTCCAACATTTGAGTGTGTCAGAGCTTCTGTCACTTCTCTGTTCTTGATTCACCATTTCATTTTCTGGTGTCACATGCTCTATAAAAACTTTTGAAATAATGGATGAATTGATATCACATACTTCAGATATACAGCTCTTACAGCCTGTTGTATTGAATGTGTTCTGCAATTTCCCTTTAGTTCTGCCAACAAGTGTCTGCTGAAGGTGGGGGCTTACTGTGCTCAGCTGGAGCAGTACCAGAAGGCTATTGAGATCTACGAGCAGGTGTGCACCTCTTGTGTTTGCGTGTCATGCTTGCACTTTCTCCCTCAGCAGTGATTAGCTGATGCTGACATTTCTAACATGGTGTGGGTGTATATAGGTCGGAGCCAACACGATGGACAACCCATTGCTGAAATACAGCGCCAAAGAGTATTTCTTCAAAGCCTCCCTTTGCCATTTCATTGTAGACGAGCTCAACGCTAAGGTGAGTTCATACCTTTGAGGTTCAGCCTCAGGATCTGGGACAGGAAGTTGTGGTAGAAGTCTAACACGTTGTCATGTCTCCACAGATTGCTGTTGAAAAATACGAGGAGATGTTCCCAGCTTTCTCTGACTCTCGAGAATGCAAACTGTTGAAGGTAACTCACTGCTAAGAACCCTGAGGAATCTGATGGCGTACTTTTCGCCCCTTAATCTATTCAGTTTCTGTGAGTAacctacatttatttttgtcttaacAGAAACTTCTTGAGGCTCATGAGGAACAGAACAGCGAAGCTTTCACAGAAGCGGTAAGTCCTCTAAACCCTGAAAAAAGTTCTCAAGTTTTAAAACAAGGCCTTTGGTGAGCGCAGGAATCCCTC is part of the Epinephelus fuscoguttatus linkage group LG11, E.fuscoguttatus.final_Chr_v1 genome and encodes:
- the napbb gene encoding N-ethylmaleimide-sensitive factor attachment protein, beta b, yielding MDNSGKEKEAIQLMADADKKVKSSGSFLGGMFGGGPHKVEEACEMYCRAANMFKMAKNWSAAGGAFCKAARLHMQLQNKHDCATSFIDAGNAYKKSDPNEAIKCLNAAIDIYTDMGRFTIAAKHHISIAEIYESELVDIEKAIAHYEQAADYYKGEESNSSANKCLLKVGAYCAQLEQYQKAIEIYEQVGANTMDNPLLKYSAKEYFFKASLCHFIVDELNAKIAVEKYEEMFPAFSDSRECKLLKKLLEAHEEQNSEAFTEAVKEFDSISRLDQWHTTLLLRIKKTIQGDEGDLK